In Bacteroidia bacterium, one genomic interval encodes:
- a CDS encoding RidA family protein, translated as MMKIINTTQAPAPIGPYSQAVQSGNLLFVSGQIALDPANGQLITSSISAQTIRVMQNIEAILHAAGLDFSNIVKTTIFLTAMSHFDEVNKVYSSYFKDNFPARETVAVAGLPKGVDVEISVTAEVA; from the coding sequence ATCATGAAAATTATAAATACAACCCAGGCACCTGCACCAATAGGTCCTTACAGTCAGGCAGTACAGAGTGGTAACTTACTTTTTGTTTCCGGACAAATTGCACTTGATCCTGCAAACGGACAGTTAATTACTTCATCTATTTCTGCTCAGACAATACGCGTTATGCAAAATATTGAAGCTATTCTTCATGCAGCGGGACTAGATTTTTCCAATATTGTAAAAACAACAATCTTCCTTACCGCTATGTCGCATTTTGATGAAGTGAATAAGGTTTACAGCAGTTACTTCAAAGACAATTTTCCTGCTCGCGAAACGGTTGCTGTTGCCGGTCTGCCAAAAGGCGTTGATGTTGAAATATCTGTAACAGCAGAAGTTGCCTGA
- the pnp gene encoding polyribonucleotide nucleotidyltransferase: MNLGVKHTFTLPDGREISIETGKLAKQADGSVVVRMGDCMLLATACAKQDAMPGVDFMPLTVDYQEKYAGVGRFPGGFFKREARPSEYEILISRLIDRALRPMFPENFHADTQVLVTLHSGDSNIYPDALAALAASAALTISDIPFNGPISEVRVAQIDGAMVINPYITDIARATLDLIVAGSMENIVMVEGEMSEVSEATMLEAIKAAHEAIKLQCKAQLDLLEKIGGKTKREYNHEVHDEDLRKLVRDETYQKVYQVALQGNPNKNERKKSFEAIVEEFKTRFTEEELETKAAFINHYYHEVEYDAVREALLAEKKRLDGRGLTDVRPIWSETNYLPTAHGSAVFTRGETQSLTTVTLGGKMEEQIIDGAMIEGTKKFLLHYNFPPFSTGEAKPMRGTGRREVGHGNLALRALTKALPPETENPYTIRVVSDILESNGSSSMATVCAGSMALMDAGIKMKSTVAGIAMGLISDGKGRYAILSDILGDEDHLGDMDFKVAGTRNGITATQMDLKVEGLPYEVMAQALEQARQGRLHIISEMEKTITEPRADYKPNAPRIIEFTIETDQIGAVIGPGGKIIQEIQRESGATITIEEKNNKGYVQIAAVGKESMDKALERVKAIVAVPEVGTVYKGKVKNITTFGAFVEIMPGKDGLLHISEITHERLATMDGVFKEGDLVEVKLIGVEEKSGKLKLSRKVLLPKPERQPGDAGDGKPRERRMPRENQNS, encoded by the coding sequence ATGAATTTAGGAGTTAAACACACATTTACTTTACCCGATGGTAGAGAGATTTCTATTGAAACCGGCAAACTGGCTAAGCAAGCTGATGGCTCGGTTGTTGTACGAATGGGCGACTGTATGCTTTTGGCAACAGCATGTGCAAAGCAAGATGCAATGCCAGGCGTTGACTTTATGCCCTTAACAGTTGACTATCAGGAAAAGTATGCCGGAGTAGGTCGCTTTCCGGGAGGTTTTTTTAAGCGTGAAGCACGACCATCAGAATATGAAATTCTTATCAGCAGACTCATTGACCGTGCACTGCGCCCAATGTTTCCTGAAAATTTTCATGCCGACACACAGGTGTTGGTAACACTACACTCAGGTGATAGCAATATTTATCCTGATGCTCTTGCAGCCCTTGCAGCGTCAGCAGCATTAACCATAAGTGATATTCCTTTTAACGGACCTATTTCTGAAGTTCGTGTTGCACAAATTGATGGTGCAATGGTTATCAACCCCTATATTACAGATATTGCCCGTGCCACACTTGATTTAATTGTTGCCGGATCAATGGAAAATATTGTGATGGTAGAAGGTGAAATGAGTGAAGTGAGCGAGGCCACCATGCTTGAAGCTATAAAAGCAGCGCATGAAGCAATTAAACTTCAGTGTAAAGCACAATTGGATTTGCTTGAAAAAATTGGTGGAAAAACCAAGCGTGAATACAATCATGAAGTGCATGACGAAGATTTGAGAAAATTGGTTCGTGATGAGACTTACCAAAAAGTTTATCAGGTAGCCTTACAAGGTAATCCAAACAAGAACGAAAGAAAAAAATCATTTGAAGCAATAGTAGAGGAGTTTAAAACACGATTTACTGAGGAAGAGTTGGAAACAAAAGCAGCTTTCATTAATCACTACTATCATGAAGTGGAGTATGATGCTGTTCGTGAAGCTTTATTGGCAGAGAAAAAACGTCTTGATGGAAGAGGCTTAACTGATGTTCGTCCAATCTGGAGTGAAACAAACTATCTGCCAACTGCACATGGTTCAGCCGTTTTTACACGTGGTGAAACACAATCGCTCACAACGGTTACCCTAGGAGGTAAAATGGAAGAGCAGATTATTGATGGAGCCATGATTGAAGGAACTAAAAAGTTTTTATTGCATTATAACTTTCCTCCGTTCTCAACAGGCGAGGCAAAACCTATGCGTGGAACAGGACGCAGAGAAGTTGGTCATGGAAACCTTGCATTGCGAGCATTAACAAAAGCACTTCCACCGGAAACAGAAAATCCATATACCATCAGAGTAGTTTCTGATATTCTTGAATCGAATGGATCAAGTTCTATGGCAACAGTTTGTGCAGGAAGTATGGCATTGATGGATGCAGGAATTAAAATGAAATCAACTGTGGCAGGAATTGCAATGGGATTGATTAGTGATGGAAAGGGACGTTATGCAATATTAAGTGATATACTTGGTGATGAAGACCACTTAGGCGATATGGACTTTAAAGTTGCCGGAACACGTAATGGTATTACCGCTACACAGATGGACTTAAAGGTTGAGGGATTGCCTTATGAGGTGATGGCGCAGGCATTAGAGCAAGCACGTCAGGGACGATTGCATATCATCAGCGAAATGGAAAAAACCATTACTGAACCTCGTGCTGATTACAAACCAAATGCACCACGTATTATTGAGTTTACAATTGAAACAGATCAGATAGGTGCTGTCATAGGACCCGGAGGAAAAATTATTCAAGAGATTCAACGTGAAAGCGGTGCCACCATTACCATTGAAGAAAAGAATAACAAAGGCTATGTGCAGATTGCTGCAGTAGGTAAGGAGAGTATGGATAAAGCATTGGAGCGCGTAAAAGCTATTGTTGCAGTGCCTGAAGTTGGAACCGTATATAAAGGGAAAGTCAAGAACATTACAACCTTTGGAGCTTTTGTTGAAATTATGCCGGGTAAAGATGGCTTGTTGCATATTTCCGAAATTACTCATGAACGTTTAGCAACTATGGATGGCGTTTTTAAAGAAGGCGATTTGGTTGAAGTGAAATTGATTGGTGTAGAAGAAAAGAGCGGTAAGCTGAAATTATCGCGTAAAGTGTTGTTGCCAAAGCCGGAACGTCAACCAGGTGATGCCGGTGACGGTAAACCTCGTGAGCGAAGAATGCCAAGAGAGAATCAAAACTCATAA
- a CDS encoding DUF3078 domain-containing protein, producing the protein MKRITTIVIAVAIAGSTMAQSSAPVDTSWKKGGMGSINFNQVALSNWAAGGENSMSGAAFLSLFANYAKDRLSWDNQLDLAYGLLKSGDAKVRKNEDKIDLNSKVGYKVSANSKFYYTFLFNFKSQFANGYDYKNDTLLKYPISKFLAPGYLLYSIGIDYKPDDAFSLYLSPLTGRTIIVNDDMLSQAGAFGVDPGKKSLTQLGAYLRAMYKKDVFTNVNFQTKLELFSNYLDNPQNIAVNHEILIAMKVNKFITANIGTQMIYDDIIPVTVIKETSGVKEAKTGPRLQFKEVFGIGLSYKF; encoded by the coding sequence ATGAAAAGAATTACTACAATTGTTATTGCTGTTGCAATTGCCGGCAGCACCATGGCTCAATCTTCTGCACCTGTTGATACATCATGGAAAAAAGGTGGCATGGGGTCAATTAACTTCAATCAGGTGGCTTTAAGTAATTGGGCTGCGGGTGGAGAAAACTCAATGTCAGGAGCCGCATTTCTGTCACTGTTTGCCAACTATGCAAAAGACCGTCTCTCTTGGGACAATCAACTGGATTTAGCTTATGGATTACTAAAATCCGGTGATGCCAAAGTGCGTAAAAACGAGGATAAAATAGATCTTAATTCTAAAGTAGGCTATAAGGTTTCTGCAAACAGCAAGTTTTACTATACGTTTTTGTTTAACTTCAAAAGTCAGTTTGCAAATGGCTACGATTATAAAAACGATACTTTGCTAAAATATCCAATCTCTAAATTTTTAGCACCCGGATATTTACTTTATTCAATCGGTATTGATTACAAACCTGATGATGCATTTAGCTTATATTTATCTCCATTAACAGGGCGAACAATTATTGTAAATGACGATATGCTGTCTCAGGCAGGTGCTTTTGGTGTTGACCCGGGTAAAAAATCATTGACGCAATTAGGAGCTTACTTGCGTGCCATGTATAAGAAAGATGTATTTACAAATGTGAATTTCCAAACCAAACTTGAGTTGTTCAGTAACTATCTTGATAATCCACAAAATATTGCTGTAAATCATGAAATTCTGATTGCCATGAAGGTAAATAAATTTATCACCGCCAACATTGGAACACAAATGATTTATGATGATATCATTCCTGTAACTGTAATCAAGGAAACAAGCGGAGTAAAAGAAGCCAAAACCGGTCCACGCCTGCAGTTCAAAGAAGTTTTCGGAATAGGTCTTTCTTATAAATTTTAA
- the rpsO gene encoding 30S ribosomal protein S15 produces MIVTSERKKELFKQFGGNDKNTGNSEAQIAMFSERINHLTDHLKIQPKDYATQQSLIKLVGKRRSLLNYLHKTDITRYRKIVADLGLRK; encoded by the coding sequence ATGATAGTTACATCTGAAAGGAAAAAAGAACTGTTTAAGCAGTTTGGCGGAAACGATAAAAATACCGGTAATTCTGAAGCACAAATTGCCATGTTTTCTGAGCGCATCAATCACCTGACTGACCATCTTAAAATTCAGCCAAAAGATTATGCTACACAGCAATCGCTAATAAAGCTTGTTGGAAAAAGAAGAAGTTTACTGAACTATCTTCACAAAACTGATATTACCCGTTACCGTAAAATTGTAGCTGACCTCGGTTTAAGGAAGTAA
- a CDS encoding metallophosphoesterase translates to MNSILKSFIIIILFSFPVQIFASNCKPPENITITDVTSSLAQVSWNTVNSGTSFQLKIISVSGKTNTLISSINSIQLTELQPMTTYMISIQSICDTDTSNASNIVSFTTKHVNVKDSIVRGAYLQMLTENSVVIRWRTFVSENSRVRFGETMQYGNIKEDSAKVNEHTVLLSGLQPGTKYYYTIGSTDKDKQGDEENYFITAPKKGTIQPVRIWSIGDFGNGSLAQREVRDSYLRYSKNHPADIWIWLGDNAYSYGYDAQFTYKVFNLYKSIFKHLPVFPSIGNHDYAKKGYLDSASLRTNFPYFKIFDCPENGECGGVASKSEKYYSYNYSNIHFIVLDSYGARSDKESEMYKWLSADLKANNARWTICYFHHPPYSRGTHNSDKPGESTDIRQNIIPLLEKYKVDLVMSGHAHDYERTFLLHGHYGKQATLTQDMIVDKSDGNSPYYLKSALDYKGTVYVVNGVGGQGGVVKTQGDWPHKAMYSYSKIHHGSMIIDVNKDTLSAIFLTSSDTIFDRFKIVKSDKIKKRNNSKEGMNQNQIKQFDKTDLGFIPFRKDQVFYTLEKYSYYEFD, encoded by the coding sequence ATGAATAGTATTCTGAAATCATTTATTATAATTATTCTTTTTTCTTTTCCTGTTCAAATTTTTGCATCAAATTGTAAGCCTCCTGAAAATATTACAATAACAGATGTTACATCTTCATTAGCACAAGTTTCCTGGAATACTGTTAACTCGGGTACATCATTTCAACTGAAAATAATTTCTGTCTCCGGAAAGACCAACACATTGATTTCTTCAATCAACAGTATTCAGCTAACTGAGCTGCAACCCATGACTACTTACATGATTTCAATCCAATCTATTTGTGACACCGACACAAGTAATGCAAGTAATATTGTTTCATTTACAACAAAACATGTAAATGTTAAAGATTCTATTGTGAGAGGTGCTTACTTGCAAATGCTTACAGAAAACAGTGTTGTAATAAGATGGAGAACTTTTGTTTCTGAGAACAGCAGAGTGCGCTTTGGTGAAACTATGCAATATGGGAATATTAAAGAAGATTCTGCAAAAGTTAATGAGCATACTGTTTTGTTATCAGGGCTGCAACCGGGCACTAAGTATTACTACACTATTGGCTCAACAGACAAAGATAAACAGGGCGATGAAGAGAATTATTTTATTACAGCACCAAAAAAAGGAACCATTCAACCGGTAAGAATTTGGTCTATTGGTGACTTTGGCAATGGCAGTCTTGCACAACGTGAAGTGCGCGATTCTTATTTAAGATACTCTAAAAATCATCCGGCAGATATATGGATTTGGCTTGGTGATAATGCCTACTCTTATGGTTATGATGCACAGTTTACTTACAAAGTTTTCAATCTTTATAAATCTATCTTTAAACATCTACCCGTATTTCCTTCAATCGGAAATCATGACTATGCCAAAAAAGGATACCTTGACAGTGCTTCACTAAGAACAAATTTCCCATACTTTAAAATTTTTGACTGTCCTGAAAATGGAGAATGTGGTGGTGTGGCAAGTAAATCTGAGAAGTATTATTCCTACAATTATTCAAACATTCACTTTATCGTTTTAGACAGCTATGGTGCTCGTTCAGATAAAGAAAGCGAAATGTATAAATGGCTTAGTGCAGATTTGAAAGCAAACAATGCACGATGGACTATCTGCTATTTTCATCATCCGCCATATAGTCGCGGAACACATAATTCTGATAAACCGGGTGAGTCAACAGATATACGTCAAAATATTATTCCATTGCTTGAAAAATACAAGGTTGATTTGGTAATGAGTGGTCATGCACATGATTATGAACGCACATTTTTACTTCATGGACATTATGGCAAACAAGCAACCTTAACACAAGATATGATAGTTGACAAGAGCGATGGAAATTCACCATACTATCTAAAATCTGCTCTTGATTATAAAGGAACCGTTTATGTTGTGAATGGTGTGGGTGGACAAGGAGGTGTTGTAAAAACGCAGGGTGACTGGCCTCATAAGGCAATGTATTCTTATTCTAAAATTCATCATGGGTCAATGATTATTGATGTTAATAAAGATACATTATCTGCAATATTCCTGACTTCAAGCGATACCATTTTTGATCGGTTTAAAATTGTAAAATCTGATAAAATCAAAAAGAGAAATAACAGTAAAGAAGGAATGAATCAAAATCAAATTAAACAATTTGACAAAACTGATTTGGGATTTATTCCATTCAGGAAAGACCAGGTTTTTTATACACTTGAAAAATACAGCTACTATGAATTTGATTGA
- the mscL gene encoding large-conductance mechanosensitive channel protein MscL yields the protein MGFLKEFKDFAMRGNLVDFAIGVVVGGAFGKVTTSFVDGIVMPIVGKLVGGADFSELKYKIQDGSKEVLDAAGTVTTKAVPEVFIKYGEFITVCLNFLIIAFVMFLVIKAMNNLKKEEPAPAPAGPTKDQELLGEIRDLLKK from the coding sequence ATGGGATTTCTAAAAGAGTTTAAAGATTTCGCCATGCGCGGCAATCTTGTTGATTTTGCTATTGGTGTTGTGGTTGGCGGTGCATTTGGTAAAGTAACCACATCATTCGTTGACGGCATTGTGATGCCTATTGTAGGTAAACTGGTTGGTGGTGCCGACTTCAGTGAGCTTAAATATAAGATACAGGATGGCAGCAAAGAAGTTTTGGATGCAGCCGGAACGGTAACTACTAAAGCAGTACCTGAAGTGTTCATCAAATACGGTGAATTTATTACGGTGTGTTTAAACTTTTTAATCATCGCTTTTGTCATGTTTTTAGTTATCAAAGCAATGAATAATCTTAAAAAAGAAGAGCCGGCACCTGCACCGGCAGGACCTACAAAAGATCAGGAATTGCTTGGTGAAATTCGCGATTTACTGAAAAAATAA
- a CDS encoding YCF48-related protein, producing the protein MKKSLFFFAWVSLCLTINNQLYAQQWIAQPSNINPNNYVQFIDAVDTNVVWGLASDRTSQQNPVQEFTRTTNGGLTWTAGTITNAANHGPSCIMALNADTAWVAMFNVSGGGSILRTNDGGQNWTKQTTATFAAPNGFPNVVHFFDANEGFCMGDPNGGYFEIYTTADGGNNWTRVPQTNIAANLTGEYGITDVYTNYGDSTAYFGTNKGRIYKSTDRGMNWTVSSTPYAGFIGAITFRDANFGVACEADNATTSTDLIVTNDGGATWNLLPTTAAGFTMKQSVRYVPGTDSTFVITSPYTIYGSAFSIDNGVNWRLMDNLIHSDCDFVNATTGWSGGGELNSPIYKWTGPMTIAANDAAVKSIDVRTSVGTGVQIPKATFLNNGLSTQTFSVTMDITGGYSSTKTVSSLAFNQTQQVSFDPWTPGATGSYTITVYSQLASDSDLSNDTLIKSATAYNELPNYGWANKAQATFATFGTASAFVPSVNAPVDSGYLFSAGGSDLSIIQPKNERFDAVVNSWSAATDMPLGMYQFSMQSVQHKMYAIGGYTGGFVPSATNYIYNPQTNSWTSGTAMPQPVGDYAADVYNDSLIYFVGGYDGTADVNVVQIYNPLTDSWTTGTPKPGTAASGLRGGIYNNNIIVTCGYSQILQGAIDETWLGQIDPANPSIISWQAIAPYPGGTMTRFAGGSIFKNSLPYILFTGGDPTGGGVEVRDDVWAYDLNNSEWLIGPPKPTACSNVSNFTGIVNNDSLYMAVVGGYDGITTTAANEWLNLGPSPFVGVKELNSQLIVSVSPNPVSDVVTVQMPLPLEKATLTVFDLKGRMVKVIQANGNKIHIDVREFDNGVYVLKLADKKNSSTARFTVMH; encoded by the coding sequence ATGAAAAAGTCTTTATTCTTTTTTGCATGGGTTTCGCTTTGCCTGACCATTAACAATCAGTTATACGCTCAGCAATGGATAGCACAACCCTCAAACATCAACCCAAACAACTACGTGCAATTTATTGATGCAGTTGATACCAATGTGGTATGGGGATTAGCTTCTGATCGCACTTCGCAGCAAAATCCTGTTCAGGAATTTACACGGACAACCAACGGTGGTCTGACTTGGACAGCAGGCACAATTACCAATGCTGCCAATCACGGCCCATCGTGTATTATGGCACTCAATGCCGACACTGCATGGGTTGCTATGTTTAATGTCAGTGGAGGAGGAAGTATTTTGCGAACCAACGATGGTGGACAAAACTGGACAAAACAAACTACTGCCACCTTTGCAGCACCCAATGGCTTTCCTAATGTTGTGCATTTCTTTGATGCAAATGAGGGCTTTTGTATGGGCGACCCTAATGGTGGATATTTTGAAATTTACACCACAGCAGATGGTGGCAACAACTGGACTCGTGTGCCTCAGACAAACATTGCCGCAAACCTAACCGGTGAATATGGTATTACAGATGTTTATACCAATTATGGCGATAGCACAGCTTATTTCGGTACCAATAAGGGACGCATTTATAAATCAACAGACAGAGGAATGAACTGGACTGTTAGCAGCACGCCTTATGCAGGTTTTATCGGAGCCATCACTTTCCGTGATGCCAACTTTGGCGTTGCCTGTGAGGCTGACAATGCCACTACATCTACAGATTTAATTGTAACTAACGATGGTGGCGCAACATGGAATCTGTTACCTACAACTGCAGCTGGGTTTACCATGAAACAATCGGTTCGATATGTTCCGGGAACTGATTCTACTTTTGTTATCACTTCGCCCTATACTATTTATGGGTCGGCTTTCAGTATTGATAATGGTGTCAACTGGCGACTGATGGATAATTTAATACATTCCGACTGCGACTTCGTAAATGCCACCACAGGCTGGAGTGGAGGTGGCGAACTTAACTCACCTATTTATAAGTGGACAGGTCCAATGACTATTGCTGCAAATGATGCAGCAGTTAAAAGTATTGATGTGCGCACCTCAGTGGGCACAGGTGTTCAAATTCCAAAGGCTACATTTCTGAATAATGGACTTTCAACACAGACCTTTAGTGTTACTATGGATATTACAGGTGGATATTCGTCAACCAAAACCGTTAGTAGTTTAGCATTTAATCAGACACAGCAGGTAAGTTTCGACCCATGGACACCGGGTGCAACCGGAAGCTATACTATTACAGTTTATTCGCAGTTAGCATCAGACAGCGACTTGTCAAACGATACATTAATTAAATCTGCAACTGCATATAATGAGCTGCCAAATTATGGATGGGCAAATAAAGCACAGGCAACTTTTGCAACATTTGGTACAGCATCAGCTTTTGTTCCATCGGTTAATGCTCCTGTTGATTCGGGCTATTTGTTTTCAGCCGGTGGAAGCGATCTTAGTATAATTCAACCCAAGAACGAGCGTTTTGATGCAGTTGTCAATAGTTGGTCAGCAGCAACAGATATGCCATTAGGCATGTATCAGTTCTCAATGCAAAGTGTACAACATAAAATGTATGCCATTGGAGGATATACAGGTGGATTTGTTCCATCAGCAACAAATTATATTTATAATCCGCAAACTAACAGTTGGACATCAGGAACAGCCATGCCACAACCTGTGGGTGATTATGCAGCAGATGTTTACAATGACTCATTGATTTATTTTGTTGGCGGTTATGACGGTACTGCAGATGTTAATGTAGTACAGATTTATAACCCTCTTACAGATAGCTGGACCACAGGAACACCTAAGCCGGGAACTGCTGCATCAGGATTAAGAGGCGGCATTTATAATAATAATATTATAGTTACATGCGGTTATAGCCAGATTTTGCAGGGAGCCATTGATGAAACATGGCTTGGTCAAATAGATCCTGCAAATCCTTCTATTATTTCATGGCAGGCAATAGCTCCATATCCCGGTGGCACCATGACTCGATTTGCAGGAGGCAGTATATTTAAAAATTCATTACCTTATATTTTATTTACAGGTGGCGATCCAACAGGTGGCGGAGTAGAAGTGCGAGATGATGTGTGGGCTTACGATTTAAATAATAGTGAATGGCTTATTGGACCACCAAAACCCACTGCTTGCAGCAATGTAAGTAATTTTACAGGAATAGTTAATAATGACAGTCTGTACATGGCAGTTGTGGGGGGCTATGATGGAATAACAACAACTGCTGCCAATGAATGGCTAAACCTTGGGCCTTCGCCTTTTGTTGGAGTGAAGGAGCTTAACAGTCAATTAATAGTTTCTGTTTCGCCAAATCCGGTTTCTGATGTTGTAACAGTGCAAATGCCGTTACCGTTAGAAAAAGCAACATTGACAGTGTTTGATTTAAAAGGAAGAATGGTGAAAGTGATACAGGCTAATGGCAATAAGATACATATAGATGTTAGAGAATTTGATAATGGTGTTTATGTATTAAAATTGGCAGATAAAAAGAATTCAAGCACTGCTCGATTTACAGTAATGCATTAA
- the ftcD gene encoding glutamate formimidoyltransferase — protein MKQLIECVPNFSEGNDLTIIKQITDSIESVEGIKLLNVDPGKATNRTVVTFVGEPAQVVEAAFKGIAMAATLIDMSKHKGEHPRMGATDVCPFIPVANISMAETAAWSKKLAERVGKELKIPVYLYEEAQPNKSRNNLSVIRAGEYEGFFKKIKQPEWKPDFGPDELPPHSGATVIGARDFLIAYNVNLNTKSVKRANSVAFDIREAGRVKTDSNGKKILDAAGNEIRIPGKLKGVKAIGWYIEEYGIAQVSINITKFRETPLHIVFEESARSAYERGYRATGSELVGLVPLQAMLDAGKYFLNKQRLSSGVSDDELIHIAVKSMGLDELSPFTPEKRIIEYVMESVNKPVLANMRLNAFVDETASESPAPGGGSIAAYCGSLGVALATMVANLSASKKGWEERWNEFSDWAEKGQKLKKQLVHLVDEDTVAFNKIMDAFKLPKTSDQEKADRKQAIAEATRYAIEVPLSVMKISLQSMELIQAMAKNGNPNSVSDAGVGAMCARTAVLGAGLNVRINAAAYTDKTFVETILKQAAEMENLAITNEKDILEEVNRKISGL, from the coding sequence ATGAAGCAGTTGATTGAATGTGTTCCCAACTTCAGCGAAGGGAATGATTTGACTATTATTAAACAAATTACCGATAGCATAGAATCTGTTGAAGGTATAAAATTGCTGAATGTAGATCCGGGAAAGGCTACCAACAGAACCGTAGTAACTTTTGTGGGCGAACCGGCACAAGTAGTAGAAGCAGCATTTAAAGGTATTGCAATGGCAGCCACACTCATTGATATGAGTAAGCATAAAGGCGAACATCCACGAATGGGTGCAACTGATGTTTGTCCTTTTATTCCTGTGGCGAATATTAGTATGGCAGAAACAGCAGCATGGTCAAAGAAATTGGCCGAGAGGGTAGGTAAGGAACTTAAAATACCTGTGTATCTCTATGAAGAAGCACAACCTAACAAGAGTAGAAATAATTTGTCTGTCATAAGAGCAGGAGAGTATGAAGGTTTCTTCAAGAAGATAAAACAGCCGGAGTGGAAACCGGATTTCGGACCAGATGAACTGCCTCCACATTCAGGTGCCACAGTTATTGGTGCTCGCGATTTTCTGATAGCCTATAATGTAAATCTTAACACCAAATCCGTTAAACGTGCAAACTCTGTAGCCTTCGATATTCGAGAAGCCGGGCGTGTGAAAACTGATAGCAATGGAAAAAAAATATTGGATGCTGCGGGTAATGAAATCAGAATACCGGGTAAGCTTAAAGGTGTTAAAGCAATAGGATGGTATATAGAAGAATATGGTATTGCACAGGTCTCTATAAATATTACAAAGTTTAGAGAAACTCCACTGCATATTGTTTTTGAAGAAAGTGCGCGTAGTGCGTATGAGCGCGGATATCGTGCTACCGGCAGTGAGTTGGTAGGCTTGGTTCCATTGCAGGCCATGCTCGATGCAGGAAAGTATTTTCTTAACAAACAACGCTTGTCATCGGGGGTTTCTGATGATGAGTTAATTCATATTGCTGTTAAGTCGATGGGGCTTGATGAATTGTCACCATTCACTCCTGAGAAAAGAATTATTGAATATGTGATGGAGAGTGTTAACAAACCTGTACTGGCAAATATGAGGTTGAATGCTTTTGTTGATGAAACGGCCAGCGAATCTCCTGCTCCGGGTGGAGGATCAATAGCGGCATATTGCGGCTCATTGGGAGTTGCGCTTGCAACCATGGTAGCCAATCTTTCTGCTTCTAAAAAAGGATGGGAAGAACGATGGAATGAATTTTCTGACTGGGCGGAAAAAGGACAAAAACTTAAAAAGCAATTAGTCCACTTAGTTGATGAAGATACAGTGGCATTTAACAAAATAATGGATGCATTTAAGTTGCCTAAAACTTCAGATCAAGAGAAGGCAGACAGAAAACAAGCCATTGCTGAAGCCACACGTTATGCCATTGAAGTACCACTGTCAGTAATGAAAATTTCACTACAGTCAATGGAGCTTATTCAGGCTATGGCAAAAAATGGTAATCCAAATTCTGTTTCAGATGCAGGAGTAGGGGCAATGTGTGCAAGAACAGCTGTTTTAGGAGCAGGACTTAATGTACGTATCAATGCTGCAGCATACACCGATAAAACTTTCGTTGAAACAATTTTAAAACAAGCTGCGGAAATGGAAAACCTGGCAATTACGAATGAAAAAGATATTCTGGAAGAAGTAAACCGTAAAATATCAGGCCTATAA